A genomic segment from Arcobacter acticola encodes:
- a CDS encoding AtpZ/AtpI family protein produces MSDNVNKDENTEPKPKHQDKIVALDSLSLGISIVAAIIIGFGVGYGLKQLTGYTWALWVGIAWGIAAAILNIYRAYKKAQKVYEGMENDPRYAYRAKHGDKSFDDED; encoded by the coding sequence ATGTCAGATAACGTAAATAAAGATGAAAATACTGAACCAAAACCAAAGCACCAAGATAAGATAGTAGCTCTTGATAGTTTATCTCTAGGGATATCTATCGTTGCTGCTATAATCATAGGTTTTGGTGTTGGGTATGGTTTAAAACAATTAACAGGTTATACATGGGCTTTATGGGTTGGAATTGCATGGGGAATCGCAGCAGCTATTTTAAATATTTATAGAGCATATAAAAAAGCACAAAAAGTATATGAAGGAATGGAAAACGATCCTCGATATGCATATAGAGCAAAACATGGAGATAAATCTTTTGATGATGAAGATTAA
- a CDS encoding pyrimidine/purine nucleoside phosphorylase, translated as MPTIKNVELTKKANVYFEGKVTSRSFVDENGVKKSLGIMMPGEYTFGTNEAEHMEIISGKVEILIACGDSNWETINGGEYFEVPANCSFEIKVLEITDYCCTYLA; from the coding sequence ATGCCAACAATTAAAAATGTAGAGTTAACAAAAAAAGCAAATGTATATTTTGAGGGAAAAGTAACAAGTAGAAGTTTTGTAGATGAAAATGGTGTAAAAAAATCTTTAGGTATTATGATGCCTGGTGAATATACTTTTGGAACAAATGAAGCTGAACATATGGAAATTATTTCAGGGAAAGTTGAAATTTTAATAGCTTGTGGTGATAGTAACTGGGAGACTATTAATGGTGGAGAATATTTTGAAGTTCCAGCTAATTGTTCTTTTGAAATTAAAGTTTTAGAGATAACAGATTATTGTTGTACATATTTAGCATAG
- the hemL gene encoding glutamate-1-semialdehyde 2,1-aminomutase → MFDKSIKAYEEACKVIPGGVDSPVRAFKSVGGTPPFIDRGEGAYLFDIDGNKYLDFVQSWGPLIFGHCDRDIENAVIETAKKGLSFGAPTLLETQLASEIVEMYENIDKVRFVSSGTEATMSAIRLARGVTGKNDILKFEGCYHGHSDSLLVHAGSGLATFGTPSSPGVPVDLTKHTLVCEYNNIENLKKCFEDSSDIACIIIEPIAGNMGFVPASDEFLAACRELCDANGALLIFDEVMTGFRASLKGASGILKTKADIITFGKVIGAGMPVGAFASNKEIMGHLSPDGAVYQAGTLSGNPVAMAAGLVSLRKLKANPEVYDELNAKALRLINGLKEVASSNNIGLQADARGSMFGFFFADKMPTNFKEVSSFCDFKRFATFHHEMLKRGFYFACSQYEAGFICTKITNDDIDACISAANEVMKNL, encoded by the coding sequence ATGTTTGATAAATCAATTAAAGCTTATGAAGAAGCTTGTAAAGTAATACCAGGTGGAGTTGATTCTCCTGTTCGTGCTTTTAAAAGTGTAGGAGGAACTCCCCCTTTTATAGATAGAGGTGAGGGTGCTTATTTATTTGATATAGATGGAAATAAATATTTAGATTTTGTACAATCTTGGGGACCACTTATTTTTGGTCATTGTGATAGAGATATTGAAAATGCTGTTATTGAAACTGCAAAAAAAGGTTTATCTTTTGGTGCACCAACACTGCTTGAAACACAATTAGCTAGTGAAATAGTTGAAATGTATGAGAATATTGATAAAGTTAGATTTGTGAGTTCTGGAACTGAAGCTACTATGAGTGCTATTAGACTTGCACGTGGTGTAACTGGGAAAAATGATATTTTAAAATTTGAAGGTTGTTATCATGGTCATTCTGATTCACTTTTAGTTCACGCTGGATCTGGATTAGCTACTTTTGGAACACCAAGTAGTCCAGGAGTTCCTGTTGATTTAACAAAACATACTTTAGTTTGTGAATATAACAATATTGAAAACTTAAAAAAATGTTTTGAAGATTCATCTGATATTGCTTGTATTATAATCGAACCAATAGCAGGAAACATGGGATTCGTTCCAGCTAGTGATGAGTTTTTAGCAGCTTGTAGAGAATTATGTGATGCAAATGGTGCTTTATTGATTTTTGATGAAGTAATGACAGGATTTAGAGCTTCTTTAAAAGGTGCTAGTGGTATTTTAAAAACAAAAGCTGATATTATCACTTTTGGTAAAGTAATAGGTGCTGGAATGCCTGTTGGTGCTTTCGCTTCTAATAAAGAAATCATGGGTCATTTAAGCCCTGATGGTGCTGTTTATCAAGCAGGAACTTTAAGTGGAAATCCAGTTGCTATGGCAGCAGGACTAGTGAGTCTTAGAAAATTAAAAGCAAATCCTGAAGTTTATGATGAATTAAATGCTAAAGCACTTAGATTAATAAATGGATTAAAAGAAGTAGCAAGTTCTAATAATATTGGTTTACAAGCAGATGCAAGAGGAAGTATGTTTGGATTTTTCTTTGCAGATAAAATGCCAACAAATTTCAAAGAAGTATCAAGTTTTTGTGATTTCAAAAGATTTGCTACATTTCACCACGAAATGTTAAAAAGAGGTTTCTATTTTGCTTGTTCTCAATATGAAGCTGGATTTATTTGTACTAAAATAACAAATGATGATATCGATGCTTGTATTAGTGCAGCTAACGAAGTTATGAAAAATTTATAG
- a CDS encoding energy transducer TonB, with the protein MKIIILALIISISLHFLAFYNYGNKEFNEKKNKDEIIEKKSDVKFVKLKKKEITEEIKNTPEIKKNLEPEKTEETKKVEKLLNKLSESKTQKKEIEKTETKKIEKIEKRAEVKKQIDVTQSKEFQEKVLKDQIIKKDDSLQNSILENFLSQKEPINKEILNELEKLYGEEYQTFTKVQKAYLEKNLNNFQVITQRVLTRLGYPPLAAKLKIGGANVIEFMFHPDGSITNLRVTNSSGYEVFDKYSLELIEIAYKDYPRPTTSTKLKFNVRYQLY; encoded by the coding sequence ATGAAAATTATTATCTTAGCCCTTATTATCTCAATATCTTTGCATTTTCTTGCATTTTATAATTATGGAAATAAAGAATTTAATGAAAAAAAGAATAAAGATGAAATTATAGAAAAAAAATCTGATGTAAAATTTGTAAAACTAAAGAAAAAAGAGATTACAGAAGAGATAAAAAATACTCCTGAAATTAAAAAAAATTTAGAGCCTGAAAAAACTGAAGAAACAAAAAAAGTAGAGAAACTATTAAATAAATTGAGCGAATCAAAAACTCAAAAAAAAGAGATAGAAAAAACTGAAACAAAAAAAATTGAAAAAATTGAAAAAAGAGCTGAAGTAAAAAAACAAATTGATGTTACACAATCAAAAGAATTTCAAGAAAAAGTATTAAAAGATCAAATTATTAAAAAAGATGATTCTTTACAAAATAGTATTTTAGAAAACTTTTTATCACAAAAAGAACCAATAAATAAAGAAATACTAAATGAACTTGAAAAACTATATGGTGAAGAATATCAAACTTTTACAAAAGTTCAGAAAGCATATTTAGAAAAAAATCTTAATAACTTTCAAGTTATTACACAAAGAGTTTTAACAAGACTAGGTTATCCTCCATTGGCTGCTAAACTAAAAATTGGTGGAGCAAATGTTATTGAATTTATGTTTCATCCAGATGGAAGTATTACAAATCTTAGAGTTACAAATTCATCTGGTTATGAAGTTTTTGATAAGTATTCTTTAGAGTTGATAGAAATTGCATATAAAGATTATCCAAGACCTACAACATCAACAAAATTAAAATTTAATGTTAGATACCAATTATACTAA
- a CDS encoding FtsW/RodA/SpoVE family cell cycle protein, with the protein MRLFDKRIISHFDYLLIIFVLPLIFLSYHLIGETNEQLANKQLFYYSISLFAFFIVFVLPIRKKLRMIPTLYWIGIALLVAVEFVGISKLGAQRWIHIPILGTTIQPSELIKPIFILMLGYLIQQRPPPKNGYKVLDFLYFSFYILLPFLLIAKEPDLGTALVLLFVGYGILFIIGVNWKIWATIIITLGIASPFIYTYLIKDYQKKRITDFISEKPSYHVQQSIIAIGSGGLTGKLSEEATQTQLKFLPIATSDFIFAYFVERYGFLGAIGLIFLYLLIIMHLLTMNYYFKDDYIVRAFASGLGLLIFFNMSINILMVIGFAPVVGIPLPLFSYGGSSFINFIVTFAILENLLAFRYMNLYNYERKL; encoded by the coding sequence ATGCGTTTATTTGATAAAAGAATTATTTCCCATTTTGATTATTTGTTAATAATATTTGTTTTACCATTGATATTCTTATCATACCATTTAATTGGTGAAACAAACGAACAATTAGCTAATAAGCAATTATTTTATTACTCAATTTCCTTATTTGCATTTTTTATAGTATTTGTTTTACCTATAAGAAAAAAATTAAGAATGATCCCCACATTATACTGGATTGGTATAGCATTACTGGTGGCTGTAGAGTTCGTAGGTATATCAAAACTTGGTGCTCAAAGATGGATACATATTCCTATCCTTGGTACTACAATCCAACCATCTGAATTAATAAAACCTATTTTTATTTTAATGTTAGGATATTTGATACAACAAAGACCACCTCCTAAAAATGGATATAAAGTTTTAGACTTTTTATATTTTTCATTTTATATTTTGTTACCATTTTTATTAATTGCAAAAGAACCTGATTTAGGTACAGCTTTAGTATTATTATTTGTTGGTTATGGAATATTATTTATAATAGGAGTAAATTGGAAGATTTGGGCAACTATTATTATTACCCTTGGTATTGCCTCACCTTTTATTTACACTTATTTGATAAAAGATTATCAGAAAAAAAGAATCACAGACTTTATTTCAGAAAAACCTAGTTATCACGTACAACAATCAATTATTGCTATTGGTTCAGGTGGTTTAACTGGAAAATTAAGTGAAGAGGCTACTCAAACTCAATTGAAGTTTTTACCAATTGCTACAAGTGATTTTATTTTTGCTTATTTTGTAGAAAGATATGGTTTTTTAGGAGCCATTGGATTAATCTTCTTATATTTATTAATTATTATGCATTTATTGACCATGAATTATTATTTTAAAGATGATTATATAGTCAGGGCTTTTGCTTCAGGTTTGGGGCTTTTGATATTTTTTAATATGAGTATTAATATTTTGATGGTTATTGGATTTGCCCCAGTTGTTGGAATTCCTTTACCTTTGTTTTCATATGGTGGTAGTTCTTTTATTAATTTTATAGTGACATTTGCTATTTTAGAAAATTTATTAGCATTTAGATATATGAACTTATATAATTATGAGAGAAAATTATAA
- a CDS encoding RluA family pseudouridine synthase, with amino-acid sequence MDKNFIVNEENRLDKFLASKIDASRNQIEQLIKKEYVKIDGKTVSKTSYKLKKNQSIDVHFPQAELNPTKDENFVRESLKDKDVEIIYEDDHILVVNKPYNLTVHDAPSVKDATLVDWLKLKKISLSTISGEERHGIVHRLDKGTSGVMVVAKSNEAHLGLSRQLEDKSMGRYYLAIMDMPLKENIIVEKPIGRNVNNRLKMSIEENGRNAKSAFSKIALSDNEKFELIAAKLYTGRTHQIRVHLSSMNRHILGDNLYGFKGELNKINRFYLHAYYLYLTHPITNKQMSFKANLPKDINEFLNKNFQKENIDDKLNESYIINSFNTSI; translated from the coding sequence ATGGATAAAAATTTTATTGTAAATGAAGAAAATAGACTGGATAAATTTCTTGCATCAAAAATAGACGCATCAAGAAATCAAATCGAACAATTAATAAAAAAAGAATACGTAAAAATTGATGGTAAAACAGTAAGTAAAACAAGTTATAAATTAAAAAAAAATCAAAGTATTGATGTTCATTTTCCCCAAGCTGAACTAAATCCTACTAAAGATGAAAATTTTGTAAGAGAATCTCTAAAAGATAAAGATGTAGAAATTATTTATGAAGATGATCATATTTTAGTTGTAAATAAGCCTTATAATCTAACAGTTCATGATGCACCAAGCGTTAAAGATGCAACTTTAGTGGATTGGTTAAAGCTAAAAAAAATCTCACTTTCAACAATTAGTGGTGAAGAAAGACATGGTATCGTTCATAGACTTGATAAAGGTACAAGTGGTGTAATGGTAGTTGCAAAATCAAATGAAGCACACCTAGGATTGTCAAGACAACTAGAAGATAAATCTATGGGAAGATATTATCTTGCAATCATGGATATGCCTTTAAAAGAAAATATAATTGTTGAAAAACCAATAGGTAGAAACGTAAATAACAGATTAAAAATGTCTATTGAAGAAAATGGAAGAAATGCAAAATCTGCTTTTTCAAAGATTGCTTTAAGTGATAATGAAAAATTTGAATTAATAGCTGCAAAATTATATACAGGAAGAACTCATCAAATTAGAGTTCACTTAAGTTCGATGAATAGGCACATACTTGGAGATAATTTATATGGTTTTAAGGGCGAATTAAATAAAATAAATAGATTTTATTTGCATGCTTATTATCTTTATTTAACTCACCCAATAACAAATAAGCAAATGAGTTTCAAAGCAAATTTACCAAAAGACATAAATGAATTTCTAAATAAAAATTTTCAAAAGGAAAATATTGATGATAAACTTAATGAAAGCTACATCATTAACAGCTTTAATACTTCTATTTAG
- a CDS encoding fibronectin type III domain-containing protein — MINLMKATSLTALILLFSGCNNVFDNLNTPTTPRVNNAIESVDFNSIKSIPDIVSIGFEWQKVDDPKVIGYNFYRTDLQKDGKTLKLVKSIDNRYATHYVDKDLEPNTKYAYQISAKAADGSESRTTEAYITQTLPRIVPVSFAQAVSELPNRVKLLWRPHPDKRIQYYRIEKYNETINEWIHLKTVEQRLQVEYIDTGLDNNATYKYRIKAFTFNDVESAPTATLVGKTKALPKDVSNISVSNNLPKKINITWNASPSSDIISYEIHRSSYSVLGFSKIATVNADTLEYSDKINDDGRYYYYKVLAIDKDHLESKFNMDPKKGSTLGKPLKPVLTLAQIQGNKAILNWKAGDERAISYNVQKRIKVNFFEYKTVNINNINDLRFEDTDVLSGVEYKYSVQANGEFGLVSDRTDEASLTIPKSKSQQ; from the coding sequence ATGATAAACTTAATGAAAGCTACATCATTAACAGCTTTAATACTTCTATTTAGTGGATGTAATAATGTATTTGATAATTTAAATACTCCTACTACTCCAAGAGTAAATAATGCAATTGAATCTGTTGATTTTAATTCTATAAAATCAATTCCAGATATTGTATCTATTGGGTTTGAATGGCAAAAAGTGGATGATCCAAAAGTAATTGGATATAACTTTTATAGAACAGATTTACAAAAAGATGGTAAAACTCTTAAATTAGTAAAATCTATTGACAATAGATATGCAACACATTACGTGGATAAAGATTTAGAACCAAATACAAAATACGCATATCAAATATCTGCAAAAGCTGCTGATGGTAGTGAATCAAGAACAACAGAAGCTTATATCACACAAACTCTACCTCGAATTGTGCCTGTAAGTTTTGCACAAGCTGTTTCTGAATTACCAAATAGAGTAAAATTATTGTGGAGACCACATCCTGATAAAAGAATACAGTATTATAGAATTGAGAAATATAATGAAACTATAAATGAATGGATTCATCTAAAAACTGTAGAACAAAGATTGCAAGTTGAATATATTGATACTGGTTTAGACAATAATGCAACTTATAAATATAGAATAAAAGCTTTTACATTTAACGATGTAGAATCAGCTCCAACAGCTACACTTGTAGGAAAAACAAAAGCTTTACCTAAAGATGTTTCAAATATTAGTGTATCTAATAATCTTCCTAAGAAAATCAATATTACGTGGAATGCATCGCCTTCAAGTGACATAATAAGTTATGAGATTCATAGGAGTTCATATAGCGTATTAGGGTTTAGTAAAATTGCGACAGTAAATGCAGATACATTAGAATACTCAGATAAAATAAATGATGATGGTAGATATTACTATTATAAAGTACTTGCTATAGATAAAGATCATTTAGAAAGTAAATTTAACATGGATCCTAAAAAAGGAAGTACATTAGGTAAGCCTTTAAAACCTGTATTAACTCTTGCACAAATCCAAGGTAATAAAGCAATTTTAAACTGGAAAGCAGGAGATGAAAGAGCAATTTCATACAATGTTCAAAAAAGAATTAAAGTTAATTTTTTCGAGTATAAAACTGTAAATATAAATAATATAAACGATTTAAGATTTGAAGATACAGATGTTTTAAGTGGAGTTGAATATAAGTATTCAGTTCAAGCAAATGGAGAATTTGGATTAGTATCTGATAGAACAGATGAAGCTTCATTAACAATACCAAAATCAAAATCACAACAATAA